From Candidatus Paceibacterota bacterium:
GGAATGAGTTTGAAATTGTTGCGTTACCTGAGTACAGCACTCTGTTTAGCGCTGCACGATCGATTGCATATGAGATTGCCCGGCGAACATGTACGTCAGCTAGGGCAGGAACCTTCTGGTTAAAGGCAATGTAGTTTGAAGCTGCCGCAGAGAAAATGCCGACTTTGATCCCTGGCGAAGCCTTGAGAGATGCGACCGTATTAGATGGCGGCTCTTCGTTGATATCAGCTTGTCCACCCTTGAGCATGAACTCACGAGTGTTGTCATCTGCAACATATTTAAAGGTTACCGAGTTGAGGTATGGCTTACCTGGCTGCCAGTAATTCTTGTTAGCAACCAACTTGACTTCGGTTCCTGGAGTCCAGCGATCAAGCATGAATGGACCGGTAGCAATTGGATTCTTGAAGAATTCTGCTTCGGTCTTTCCGTCCAAATTCGCCTTCAGGATCGAATTGCTAAAGCAAGCAAGGTCCGCCAGCAACGGAGCCCAAGGAAATTTTGTCTTGATAATAACCGTGTCAGCTGACGGCGCAGTGATGGTTTCGATAGCCGTGTTGAGGAAGCCCCAACCGTCTCCACCTGATGCGCGTTCAAGGGAGAACTTGACGTCCGCGGAAGTCATCGGTGTTCCGTCAGTGAACTTAACATCAGTACGTAGTTTGATGGTCCAAGTTAGTCCATCTTTTGCCACAGTTCCGCTCTTTGCCAGCAATGGCGTAACGCCTTTACCGTCTTGCTTGTTGTTAAAAAGTGGTTCGTACATTTGCTGTTGGATGAAGATTGAGTCGTTCTGCGGAAATAAAGGATCCAAGGTTGCCAAATCTTGGTTTCGAACCAAGACCAAGTCACCCTTAGGTGTTGGGTTTGCTGCATTTGCCGTAATCGGTAATACAACTGTTGTTGCAACCATAAAGGCCGCAAGAAGAGCAACCAACATTTTATTCTTTGGTGCCATATCGATAGTTCCCATCTCGTGTGGTGAATGAGTCCGCGACCCAAATGTCTGAAATTTTTAAATCTCGGAACTGCGTCTTGAAGCGGTATGAGCGTAGGGTAAATTTTCAAAATTCACACCTTTTTTGGCCAGGAAATAATAAAGATTCCATAACACTCGAGCCTCTCAAAAAATGCTAGCACTCGCTCGTTATTCACAGCCGTGTAGATGAGCCGTACGTGAGTTTAGAAAAGTGAGTGACCGCCGTCAATCGACAGACACTGACCGGTGACCCAGTCGGAAGCTTCAGATGCAAAGAAGGAAACACCATTTGCGATGTCTTCGGCTTTCCCTAATCGACGAGTGGCAATACCACTGAGTAACTTTGCTTGACCTTCAGAGCCATAACTTTCCCACTGAGCGATCGTTGAAGGATTCGAAAGAACAAATCCAGGAGCGATGCAGTTGACAGTGATGTTGTACTGGCCAAGTTCGTAAGCCATCTGACGAGTAAAACCAATCTGAGCAGCCTTTGATGACGCGTAGGCCTGAATACCAGTCAAACTCACGCTGCGACCAGCTCCTGAGGAGATATTGACGATACGTCCCCACTTATTGGCTTTCATTCCAGTAACGACGGCACGCGTGCAGAGAAAAGTTGTCTGCATATTGGCGTCAAAAATCTGTTGCCAGGCATCATCGGTGACTTCATCCAATGGTTTATGTGTCTGCCCTACGACTCCACCAGCACAGTTGACCAGAATATCAACCTGCCCAATTTTTTCGAAATAAGCTTTTACTTCAGCTGAATTTGAGAGATCTGCTTGATCACGATCAACTCCATGGACTGTATGGCCGCTTGCTCTAAGAGAATCAATTATCGCACTGCCCATGCCATGTGTGGCGCCCGTCACAACTGCAATTCGCGGTTCAATCACGCCGCTATACAAGCACTAATTCTCTCATTGGTAAAGTGGACTACCTTTACCGCACTGCATAATCTCAATACGTGAACATAAGTGAGACAGGTGGAAGAAATGCAACTTACTATTATCGGCGCAGGTGCAATTGGCGGAACCATTGGTGCTCATATGATTCGCGCTGGCCATGACATAACTTTCTGTGATGTTGACGAGGACCATGTCAATGCAATGAACGAACACGGCATCACGATTGAAGGCCCCGTAGAAAATTTCACCGTGAAAACCAAGGCAATTCTTCCATCACAACTTCCAGCGACTCTTCATAATGTTGCCGTTGCAGTTAAGAGTCACCATACGAAGAGCGCTGCTGAATTGCTCCGTGGTCGACTTGCGCCAGACGGATTTGTCGTCACGTTACAAAACGGTTTGACTGCGCAAGATCTCTCTGATGTCGTTGGAGCCGACCGAGTCATCGTGAGTTTCGTAAACTTCGGTGCGGACTACATCGCTCCAGGAAGAATCATGCAAGGCAATATCGGCACTTTCCGAGTTGGCGAACTCACCGGAAATAAAATTACTCCTCGCGTTCTTGGACTTGTCGATGCTTTCCCATACGCAGAAGCAACCGCAAACATCCTGGGATTTCTCTGGGGTAAAGAGGCATACGGCGCAATGCTCTATGCAGGCGCCACTTCTGATCTTTCTATTGCAGATCACCTTGAAAATCCTAAATACCGACCACTGATGCTGGCCATAGCGCGTGAAGTGCTAGCGCAAGCTCCAGTGACACCTGAGGCCTTTGATGGCTTTGATCCAAAAGATCTCGATGGATCTTTAGACCGCCTCGTTACCTTTAACCGTAAATCCGCAAAAACACATAGCGGAATTTATCGAGATCTCACTGTGCGTAAGCGCAAAACGGAAGTCGATGACTTACTACGAGATCTCAAAGGCCCGCTTACAAATTTCGTGGGTGCAATTATTCATTCGATTGAACGAGGAGAGCGAATCTGTGAAATCGCTAACCTTGATCTTCTTGCAGCATATGAGCGCGCATTTCGGCTTGGCGCCCCGCTCAATGCAATTTCACATTTGATTTCGGCACCCGAGCGCTCACTTAATGGTCCATTGCTAGGGGTCGCGGTCGGAGTCAAAGACATCATTGATATCAAGGGGCAACCGCGAGGCAATGGCAATCCTCACGACATGAAATCTTTGCCAGCAACAAAGGATGCGCCAGTAATCGCACAACTTCGTGCCCTTGCCGCTGATGTCTTTACTACGACGTCACTCCTTGAATATGCAGCCGGTGCCACGCATCCCGAGGTTCCGGAAGCAATGAATCCATATAACTCCCACCGCACCGCAGGTGGTTCAAGTGGCGGTTCGGCAGCCCTCGTTGGTGTCGGCGTTTGTGACGTAGCACTCGGAACCGATACTGGTGGATCCATACGTATCCCTGCGCATTATTGTGGGACGGTCGGTTTCAAGCCCAGCTATGGCTCGATCTCACTTGAAGGCGTTACCCCACTTTCACCAACCTTTGATCACGTGGGCTTGCTGGCAAAAGATCTCGCAACGACCACAAAGGTCTTCTCGGCGCTAATGGGTGGTCTCAAAGCAGAGGAAAGGTCGCAGATCAAGGGCCTCAAAGTTGGAATCGTCAAAACTCATTTCGAACTCGCGCAGTTGGAGAAGGATGTGGCCGAGTCAATTCGAGACGTCATCGCAAAGTTGCAGAATGAGGGCGCAGAAATTATTGAAGTAGACGACCGTGCTTTTCAAGAACTCGAAAAAACTTTCGGGGACATTCTTCACTTTGAAGCCTGGCAAGTGCATGGCGAGAAAGTGAAATCAGATCCAACTCACTTTGGACCTGAGACTTTGAGGCTCTTTAAATCGGCACAATCCATCACCGAAGATGCGTACAAGAAGGCATCGGCACGTCGCATCGAGCTTCTTCCGAACGCTCTCAAAATTTACGAAGGTATCGATGTCTTGCTCACGCCAGTTGCGCCATATGTTGCGCCACCAACAACACCTCCCATGGATACCCCGGAAGGTGTTGTCGAAGGAGCCTACACAAGCATCTTTAACCTCACGGGTGATCCCGCAATTTCGATTCCCTGCGGATTGAACTCCGAAGGTTTGCCGATTGGAGTCCAACTGGCAACCGCTAAAGGGACAGATATGCAGCTCTTATCCATTGCTCAAGCCATCGAAGAGTTACTGAACTTTCACCTTGTGAGTAAAAGAGAGCACTAACTCTCAAAGGCTCTAGCGAAGCGCCAGACCAACCAAAATCCCACCTGCAACGACTGCAGGACTACTGGTCTGGAAAAGAACGGTTCCATCTTGCGGGGCCCGAATCTCGGTAATGGACTTTCCCCAGGGATCACCCAAAGTGCCTAACAAATCTGCCGCTTTCACATCGGAACCGGTCTTATGTGCCGGTTGCCACCAGCCCCCGCTTTCCGCGCGCAACCAATTCCAGTCGTCATAGAGGATATGTCCTCGCTCTGGCAAAGGATCGCCGCTTAGAACTCCGAGAACACGGGCAAGATTTCGCAGTCCGGTTAAATGTAATTTGACGGCCGCTGGATCGAGAATCCCATTCTCTCCTGATTCTGCTATGAACGCAGGAATTCCAATTGCAGATGCTGCACCAGATGTACTGCCTGCCACAACGATACCTGCCGCACGTTGTCGAACTATATGTTTGATTCCATAAGCCCTTGCCATCCAAAGCGACTTCTCCTCGACAGGTGATTCTTCAAAGATTGAGAAGGGTTCGAGTGCTTCTGGAATATCTCCGGCATGCATATCCAGGAGGTAGTCCGAGCCCTTGATAATCTTTTCGAAGATATGGAAGGCATAAATATCCGTAAACGATCCATTTTCCTTTCCCGGAAATGCCCGGTTGAGGTTCTGATTGTCGACAGGAATCACGAAAGGGACTCGAGCCCAAAATGCCAAGACATTTACAATCGGCATGACAGTGATACGACCAATTACCTCTTGATCATTGATCTCCGCTACAAATTCCCTGGCGGCAGCGATCGAGGAATATTCCGCGCCGTGGATTCCCGCAATGACTGTGAGATGCGGCCCAGGTTTTGCACCAACAATCTCAAAATAAGGTACGTCGATTCCTGGACCATCCGTCCTAGGAATCGATAACACATGCTGTGAGATCATCTAGGCCTGCTTTACTGCCAGATGAGGAAGGTAATCAGCGATGAATTTCCGCTGTACCTCTTGGAACAAGTCGTACTCTTCGAACTGTGGTGAGTGACCCGACTTTTCAAAGATGACCAAACGTGAGTTTGGAATACCATCAGCAATAGTTTGCGCGGAAGAGACCGGCGTAACCCAGTCTGTCCGACCCACGGTGACCAGGGTTGGAGCTTTGATCGTTCCGAGAACGGGCTTCAAATCGTAGTTAGGCTTGTTATGAGTAAAACAGTAGTTGTGTGCCTCATGGTGATAAGTACCGGCCTCAACCCGGGCGGCTGACTTCTCTGCGTCGTAATGGAAGTCATAGAGTGGAATCAGTTCTGCCCAACAAGCCTTCAGATCTGCGTCATCTCGTATATGGCCAGTCCAGTAACGATTGAAGTTATCCCAGTTGATTTCCACGCGATTCTGGTTCTTTGCATTCTCTTCAAGGGTTGTAAAGTTATTGTTGTCAGCCGAGGTATCGCGAAGCAAGACGGCCTCAGTGTGCTCTGGATAGCGGACCGCGTACTCAAGTGAGATAAATCCGCCATACGAGCCGCCCGCTACAACAATCTTCTCAGCGCCAATCCACTTACGAAGACCATCGACGTCCGCTGCCCACTGTTCATGAGAATAAGGTCCAACAATTTCACTATGACCGCAACCACGCGCATCAAAGACGATTACTTGGAAAATATCTTGCAACGGACCGTATGTAGCTTTGGGTTCGTTCAGGTTCCCGATTCCACCACCACCGTGATGCGCGATAAGAACTGGTTTTCCTTTTCCCTCACCCAAGACTTCAACATTGAGTTTGGCACCGTTAATTTCCACAATCATCTATTTTCCCCCAGAATAATAATGTTCCGATCGAGACTCGTGAAGGTTAACTCTTTTACCGGAAAAATAAAAGTACTTTGTCGAACGGGTGAGGCGTACAGATATTTTTCAAGAATTGCAATGTGTTACTTTCTGCTCCATCACGGTGAACATCTTTAAAATAAATAATGTGTAGGAGATCAGCGCGAGAAATAAAAAAGTTGGGTGGGCCCCGACGGGCTCGAACCGTCGACCCACGGATTAAAAGTCCGTTGCTCTACCGACTGAGCTAGAGGCCCGGGACCTGACTAAATGATAAGACTGACGTCATATCTGAAAGGTCTCAGAGTGAAGTGTAAAGGGTAATCGACATTTACCCTGACCAACCTTGCTCTCATGCGTCCCTTCATATGCGTGATCAGATATCCGCAATCTGCCAAAATGCATTTGGGATCTGGCTGCTTGAGGAGACATCGAAGCGAAGTTGAACCATATCGACGCGGTATACCCCTCGTGCGACTTCGAAGGGGATCTCTTCCCCGTTTTCCAGGTGATATTCCGTGCAGAGGGTAACAAAAACGGCACCCTGAACGGGCACCTGAAGTTGTTCCGCCTCCCAAGCACTACAAAAACTCGTCTCGATTCCGACGCGAGTACGTGTGAGTCCTACTTCGCGCATTTGCCGTGTCGATTCTAGAATGAAAGGTAATTTTTTACGTAAGTGTTTTCGATAAGGCTCAGCTGCCCCAAGGGGAAAGAAACTATCTAAAAGCGCGACTGGGGTTCCATGCACTCGCAGAAGAGTCATAACTCGGATGATCTTTGCCTTGGCCTGTAACTCAAGTTTTTCTCTAACCCATTTAGGTGGCAACTCTTCCTGGTAATCAAGTACCAAAGATTCATGGTCTGGAATGGGATTAGCCATTAGCCGACTAAGGCCACCAACTCGGTGTTCAAGTTTCGGAGGACTAACAAAGGTACCCCGACCTCGAATACGACGAAGCTGCCCATCCTGCTCTAAAACAGAGAGGGCTTGGCGAACCACGGTGCGACTGACTTGATAGGTTTCGCAAAGACTCGGTTCTGACGGGATCATTTGCCCAACGGCCCATGCGCCCAGCTCAATCTTTTCCTTCAACACCTCCTGCAGTTGGAAGTACAACGGGATCGGACTACTTCTCCTTAACTCGTCTTTCGCCACCAGCAAAGTATGTCAGGTTTGAGGAGTTGCCTCTCTATCCGCTACTCACCCTTCGCGTTGTATTCCAATTCTCGAACGAACATATCTCGAAATTCAACAACGCCAGCTGTACGTGGATTCGATGGAGTCGATGTATTAGCAAAAGCCTTTTGGGCTAGAACATCTAGATCTTTCTCATCTATGAGAGAGGCGAGGGTGGGAATACCGATGCGCTTATTCAATTCACGCACGTAGGTGATGGCAGCATTGGCAGCAGTTTCATCATCCATTTCGAAGGTCTTTATTCCGAAGGCATTGGCGAGCCTTGCGTATTTCTCGCGAGATACGGGCAAGTTGTACTCCATGATCATTGGCAGACCAATCGCACAGCACTCCCCGTGCGGGTGGTCATATAGCGCCCCAACCGCTTCAGCAATTGAGTGGGTTCCTGAGACGTCGGTGATACCTACCGCGAGACCCGCAACCAGACTGGCTTGCATCATTCCGCACCGTGCTTCAATGTCGCCTCCATCCTTCACGGCTCTCTCGAGGTACATCGCGATCAGTCGGGCTCCTTCCAGAGCCATCCCATCAGAGGCAGGAGTGTCCAAGCGACATTGCAAGGAGTCTATGGAATGACTGAGTGCATCCATACCGGTAGATGCGGTGATCCGTGATGGCACAGAGAAAGTTAGGTCTGGGTCAACAAGAGCTAGCCGTGGACAGATGCGTGGGTCAAAGAGATTCATCTTTTTCTTACGTACCGTGTCCAAGATTATTGATGACGGCGAAACTTCGCTTCCGGTGCCAGCCGTTGTTGGGATTGCAATCATTGGTATTGGATCGTGCTGGAGGGCGCCAAAATCCTCCCAATCGCGCGGATGACCGCCATTAGTAAGGAGCACGGCAATGCACTTGCCCGTGTCAATCGGAGAACCCCCACCAATTCCAACAATCAATTGGATTCCCTGAGAACGCGCCAACTCAGCGCCTTCAATACAGTGAATGTCACGAGGGTTTGAAAGAACTTTGTCGAACATGGTTACGGTCAGACCAGCCGACTCAAGAGCAGTAACGATAGGAGCAACTAAACCTGTCGAGTAAACTCCGGGATCGGTCACGACCATCACCCTGCTCGCGCCAAACCCCTTGACTTCTCCAGCAAGTGTTGACGTAACTCCACGTCCATACTGAACTCGAGTTGGCATATTAAAGGTGCCATCAGCTGCGACACCGACTCCGGTTCGCGATAAGGCGGGATGTATTGGATGTTCAGACATCACTAACCCTTCACTTTACTTGAGGATTTACGAAATCGAGAGGATGCCAGCATGTAGTAGATACCGGCCCCCAGTATCAGTCCGACAAATGGAGAAATGTCGGCACCGCCAAGGTAGTCCATTGCAATAAATCCCTGGAATTTCGCAGTGTTAGCAGTCAATGCACCCGCGACAACTCCGACAATCAGGGCAATCATCGCCGCCCAGTTAACACCTCTGGTGTACCAATAACTTCCACCCTTTGTAAGTAGCAAGTCTTCACTCACGTAATTACCTTTACGAAGGAAAAAGTCCACCATGAAAATTCCTGCCCATGGTGCAAGGAGTATTACGAGCATGGAAAGGAACTGAGTGAAAACAATCGAGAAATCATAAATGAATAACGCTATACAGGCCAAAGCAACGGTAATCACTGCATCCACGAAAACACTCTTATATCGTTCAATTCGAACTCCGATTGCGAGTAGCGAAAGTCCGCTCGAATAACTATTCATTACATTGTTTGCAATAACTCCCGCCATCATGACGATCAGAAATGGGAAGAGAAACCAACGTGGAAGTATGGAGGGTAAATTCTTAATTGGGTCAGATGTATCAACCAAAGTGCCGAGCACTACGCCCAGTCCTCCAAATAGACAACCAGGAATCGCCGTGGCAAGTGTGACCCATCCTACGATGGCACGTCCATCAGTCCGA
This genomic window contains:
- a CDS encoding ABC transporter substrate-binding protein yields the protein MAPKNKMLVALLAAFMVATTVVLPITANAANPTPKGDLVLVRNQDLATLDPLFPQNDSIFIQQQMYEPLFNNKQDGKGVTPLLAKSGTVAKDGLTWTIKLRTDVKFTDGTPMTSADVKFSLERASGGDGWGFLNTAIETITAPSADTVIIKTKFPWAPLLADLACFSNSILKANLDGKTEAEFFKNPIATGPFMLDRWTPGTEVKLVANKNYWQPGKPYLNSVTFKYVADDNTREFMLKGGQADINEEPPSNTVASLKASPGIKVGIFSAAASNYIAFNQKVPALADVHVRRAISYAIDRAALNRVLYSGNATISNSFLAPSVNFYDKTTPGQQYDLKKAAAELAQSKFKKGLKLDLLIRGGNRTHELTASIVQAALKKIGITMTITAQEPTVSRATQKAMNYQMVVTAWTMDIVDPDELLTFGLAPEGGTNSYYTGYVNKKVIAAIKKGQTNVDPKVRQAAYSFVQKQTAEDAFMAFTLNPPYTYAWRSNITGFTVNPLYSYYLKNVKKN
- a CDS encoding SDR family oxidoreductase, producing MIEPRIAVVTGATHGMGSAIIDSLRASGHTVHGVDRDQADLSNSAEVKAYFEKIGQVDILVNCAGGVVGQTHKPLDEVTDDAWQQIFDANMQTTFLCTRAVVTGMKANKWGRIVNISSGAGRSVSLTGIQAYASSKAAQIGFTRQMAYELGQYNITVNCIAPGFVLSNPSTIAQWESYGSEGQAKLLSGIATRRLGKAEDIANGVSFFASEASDWVTGQCLSIDGGHSLF
- a CDS encoding amidase family protein, with the translated sequence MQLTIIGAGAIGGTIGAHMIRAGHDITFCDVDEDHVNAMNEHGITIEGPVENFTVKTKAILPSQLPATLHNVAVAVKSHHTKSAAELLRGRLAPDGFVVTLQNGLTAQDLSDVVGADRVIVSFVNFGADYIAPGRIMQGNIGTFRVGELTGNKITPRVLGLVDAFPYAEATANILGFLWGKEAYGAMLYAGATSDLSIADHLENPKYRPLMLAIAREVLAQAPVTPEAFDGFDPKDLDGSLDRLVTFNRKSAKTHSGIYRDLTVRKRKTEVDDLLRDLKGPLTNFVGAIIHSIERGERICEIANLDLLAAYERAFRLGAPLNAISHLISAPERSLNGPLLGVAVGVKDIIDIKGQPRGNGNPHDMKSLPATKDAPVIAQLRALAADVFTTTSLLEYAAGATHPEVPEAMNPYNSHRTAGGSSGGSAALVGVGVCDVALGTDTGGSIRIPAHYCGTVGFKPSYGSISLEGVTPLSPTFDHVGLLAKDLATTTKVFSALMGGLKAEERSQIKGLKVGIVKTHFELAQLEKDVAESIRDVIAKLQNEGAEIIEVDDRAFQELEKTFGDILHFEAWQVHGEKVKSDPTHFGPETLRLFKSAQSITEDAYKKASARRIELLPNALKIYEGIDVLLTPVAPYVAPPTTPPMDTPEGVVEGAYTSIFNLTGDPAISIPCGLNSEGLPIGVQLATAKGTDMQLLSIAQAIEELLNFHLVSKREH
- a CDS encoding succinylglutamate desuccinylase/aspartoacylase family protein yields the protein MISQHVLSIPRTDGPGIDVPYFEIVGAKPGPHLTVIAGIHGAEYSSIAAAREFVAEINDQEVIGRITVMPIVNVLAFWARVPFVIPVDNQNLNRAFPGKENGSFTDIYAFHIFEKIIKGSDYLLDMHAGDIPEALEPFSIFEESPVEEKSLWMARAYGIKHIVRQRAAGIVVAGSTSGAASAIGIPAFIAESGENGILDPAAVKLHLTGLRNLARVLGVLSGDPLPERGHILYDDWNWLRAESGGWWQPAHKTGSDVKAADLLGTLGDPWGKSITEIRAPQDGTVLFQTSSPAVVAGGILVGLALR
- a CDS encoding alpha/beta hydrolase, which codes for MIVEINGAKLNVEVLGEGKGKPVLIAHHGGGGIGNLNEPKATYGPLQDIFQVIVFDARGCGHSEIVGPYSHEQWAADVDGLRKWIGAEKIVVAGGSYGGFISLEYAVRYPEHTEAVLLRDTSADNNNFTTLEENAKNQNRVEINWDNFNRYWTGHIRDDADLKACWAELIPLYDFHYDAEKSAARVEAGTYHHEAHNYCFTHNKPNYDLKPVLGTIKAPTLVTVGRTDWVTPVSSAQTIADGIPNSRLVIFEKSGHSPQFEEYDLFQEVQRKFIADYLPHLAVKQA
- a CDS encoding UTRA domain-containing protein: MANPIPDHESLVLDYQEELPPKWVREKLELQAKAKIIRVMTLLRVHGTPVALLDSFFPLGAAEPYRKHLRKKLPFILESTRQMREVGLTRTRVGIETSFCSAWEAEQLQVPVQGAVFVTLCTEYHLENGEEIPFEVARGVYRVDMVQLRFDVSSSSQIPNAFWQIADI
- a CDS encoding iron-containing alcohol dehydrogenase, with the translated sequence MSEHPIHPALSRTGVGVAADGTFNMPTRVQYGRGVTSTLAGEVKGFGASRVMVVTDPGVYSTGLVAPIVTALESAGLTVTMFDKVLSNPRDIHCIEGAELARSQGIQLIVGIGGGSPIDTGKCIAVLLTNGGHPRDWEDFGALQHDPIPMIAIPTTAGTGSEVSPSSIILDTVRKKKMNLFDPRICPRLALVDPDLTFSVPSRITASTGMDALSHSIDSLQCRLDTPASDGMALEGARLIAMYLERAVKDGGDIEARCGMMQASLVAGLAVGITDVSGTHSIAEAVGALYDHPHGECCAIGLPMIMEYNLPVSREKYARLANAFGIKTFEMDDETAANAAITYVRELNKRIGIPTLASLIDEKDLDVLAQKAFANTSTPSNPRTAGVVEFRDMFVRELEYNAKGE